GCCGCGTCCGGCTGCTTGTCGGTCAGCAGCGGCTCGACGGCCAGCATCGACAGCGCCGCCAGCACGTCGGGGTCGGTGGCGGCGTCGCGCAGCCGGCCGGCCCAGCCGGCATCGCCCGCGCCGGCGGCCGGGCCGCCGGCTCCCGACACGACCTCCCACACCCCGCGGTAGGTCGGGTGCACGAAGTCGTCGGGGCCGATGTCGGCGGTGCTGCGCCCGATCGCCATCGGGTGCTGGACCACCAGCTTGAGCGTCTCGCGCTCCAGCTCGAAGCGGGGGTCGCGCAGGTCGGGCAGGGCCGGCCGCACGGGCGCCGCCGGCGGCTCCTCGGCCCCGGCCGGCACCGCCGAGCGGCGCACCGGGCGGGCGGTGTCCTTGGCGGGCCGGGCCGAGGCGCGCCGCACCTCGGCCAGCACCGTGTTGGTGTCGATGTCGGAGCCGACCATCTTGGAGATCTCCTGCGCGAACGCGGTGACCTTCGACTGGTCGCGCACCGACGCCACGATCGAGGCGGACTCGCGCACCGCGTCGATGCGCCCGTCGGCCCGGTCGAGGTCGTACTTCTCCACGATGTTGCCGAGCACGAAGCGGTACAGCGGCACCCGCCGGGCCACCAGCTCGCGCACCGCGGCGTCGCCCTGCTGGATGCGCAGGTCGCAGGGGTCGAGGCCGCCCGGCTCGACGGCGACGTAGGTCTGGGAGACGAAGTTCTGGTCGCCGCCGAAGGCGCGCAGCGCCGCCTTCTGGCCGGCGGCGTCGCCGTCGAAGGTGAAGATCACCTCGCCGCGGAACTCCTCGTGGTCGTTGAGGAAGCGGCGCAGCACCTTCGCGTGGTCGTCGCCGAACGCGGTGCCGCAGGTGGCCACGGCGGTGCCGACACCGGCGAGGTGGCAGGCCATCACGTCGGTGTAGCCCTCGACGATGACGGCCTGGCTGGAGCGCCCGATCTCGCGACGGGCCAGGTCGAGGCCGTAGAGCACCTGGCTCTTCTTGTAGATCGGCGTCTCGGAGGTGTTGAGGTACTTCGCGTCGATGCGGTCGTCGTCGAAGATCCGCCGCGCGCCGAAGCCGATGGTGTCGCCCGAGGCGTCCCGGATCGGCCACAGCAGCCGCCCGCGGAACCGGTCGTACGGCGACCGGCCCACCGCGACGAGCCCGCCGACGGTCAGCTCGTCGAGGGTGAACCCCTTCTGGCGCAGGTGCGTGAACAGGGCTTCGCCGTCGCGGGGCGCGAAGCCGATGCCGAAGGTCTGCGCCGCGGTCTGGTCGAAGCCGCGCTCGTCGAGGAACTGGCGGGCCACGAGGGC
This Nocardioides dokdonensis FR1436 DNA region includes the following protein-coding sequences:
- the dnaG gene encoding DNA primase; this encodes MVGRIREQSIAEVREKARIDEVVSQYVTLRNAGGGSMKGLCPFHDEKSPSFHVTPSRGFFHCFGCQEGGDVISFVMKMDGLSFGEAVERLADKSGVQLQRDESDAAYEGPKGPQRGRLVEAHKEAQAWYADQLGTPDALVARQFLDERGFDQTAAQTFGIGFAPRDGEALFTHLRQKGFTLDELTVGGLVAVGRSPYDRFRGRLLWPIRDASGDTIGFGARRIFDDDRIDAKYLNTSETPIYKKSQVLYGLDLARREIGRSSQAVIVEGYTDVMACHLAGVGTAVATCGTAFGDDHAKVLRRFLNDHEEFRGEVIFTFDGDAAGQKAALRAFGGDQNFVSQTYVAVEPGGLDPCDLRIQQGDAAVRELVARRVPLYRFVLGNIVEKYDLDRADGRIDAVRESASIVASVRDQSKVTAFAQEISKMVGSDIDTNTVLAEVRRASARPAKDTARPVRRSAVPAGAEEPPAAPVRPALPDLRDPRFELERETLKLVVQHPMAIGRSTADIGPDDFVHPTYRGVWEVVSGAGGPAAGAGDAGWAGRLRDAATDPDVLAALSMLAVEPLLTDKQPDAAYVGHHVLRLLELTAARRITEVKSRLQRTNPVEEPESYNRMFGELAALEQHRRALRDRVIGA